Proteins from a genomic interval of Amphiura filiformis chromosome 9, Afil_fr2py, whole genome shotgun sequence:
- the LOC140160622 gene encoding uncharacterized protein, with amino-acid sequence MMSIHTKPRNHTIENSANMSHNIVLLMAILCQTLSGTFAASSTLSSRIQPTPSQDTQSTTSSLATEEYETAEEWTTILVDLQPTPVPTPQELATGSSHITPTPTPPQLTIDYSQITPTPLEMQSVQPTPSPEQLISASVSSTVLYTPKATMMPSQRTPTPSITPSPSAPSVTPSVNVDFDVTTIIPTEMQTIDVSLTVSMEEEEAYSSELTPLASMVTVTMEPTPSMSMVTDTSAADETILLSTYLLSPSATAVDEASVSLLISASSVMQEVISPTKHVTPPMQTSIVGFTTPSGTFETMPDVTTMSLIDITEQTTPESGGTVTVPINETNFTTSNTPERTTFRLQTNSSQVASTGMPDVTTENSSGVTTVFQTQQPSSEVNQIAVDLTITFDGDCQPVLAKEQDFKDNLISTLTESLTIETDKLKVNQVKCGSVVTDITLIDNNNHDVSYDLSAEIERGNFTILFEGRLLTAKHILFKNGPLAETTPTSGIDNGDDNNGIFFKEQQMLIYYLIGSVLGVILVIVAIVLMHHCVHRKCQTHAQSFNVNDGPVVKLSEFNMAHTYIPRPRSIYSENFGADGRYSMYGFNSSHSSAYYSSDDDLSKQCEEIPETETIRRFSNEFGHSVPQWDLPRLEGVVRQNEVNATLNSSTSTLASSAPGSFRSPPRGSSPPHSTVSSTSSKTLLAHHHHRHNHNPKRPRKAPPPPPPSTSTSPPSPANSSSSSFPPPPNIAPPPPPSGAPPHPPSGAPPPPPPPPPPLSTTSSSHSSSYRRDVTMPHSRPSASVCSDCGTDSSGDTRSLIRNGSDSTPSISGLDNPGLVSDTETDMSGSSKPPRPPPPPRSSTLTRMDRIPVTV; translated from the exons aTACACAGAGTACCACATCAAGCCTTGCCACAGAAGAATATGAAACAGCAGAAGAATGGACAACTATACTAGTAGATTTACAACCAACCCCTGTACCAACGCCACAAGAACTTGCCACAGGATCATCTCATATAACTCCAACTCCAACTCCACCACAACTCACTATAGATTACTCTCAAATAACCCCTACTCCACTTGAGATGCAATCAGTGCAACCAACTCCTTCACCAGAACAACTCATATCAGCTTCGGTATCTTCAACAGTACTATACACACCGAAAGCCACAATGATGCCCTCACAAAGAACCCCAACTCCAAGTATTACCCCTTCACCAAGTGCCCCTTCAGTTACCCCTTCTGTTAATGTCGACTTTGATGTTACAACCATCATTCCAACAGAAATGCAGACTATAGATGTGTCATTAACAGTATCAATGGAAGAGGAGGAAGCTTACAGTTCCGAACTTACACCACTTGCATCAATGGTAACTGTTACTATGGAGCCAACACCAAGTATGAGTATGGTAACTGATACATCAGCTGCTGATGAAACTATTTTGCTGTCAACATATCTGCTGTCACCATCAGCTACTGCTGTAGATGAAGCAAGCGTATCATTGCTGATATCTGCATCTAGTGTAATGCAAGAGGTGATTTCCCCAACTAAGCATGTCACACCCCCTATGCAAACATCCATTGTTGGATTTACAACACCATCTGGTACCTTTGAGACAATGCCAGATGTAACCACTATGTCTTTGATAGATATCACAGAACAAACAACACCAGAATCAGGTGGTACTGTTACAGTGCCGATAAATGAAACTAACTTTACCACAAGTAATACACCAGAAAGAACAACTTTCAGATTACAAACAAATTCATCGCAAGTTGCCAGCACTGGCATGCCAGATGTAACAACAGAAAACTCATCTGGTGTGACAACTGTTTTCCAAACGCAGCAACCATCAAGCGAAGTCAATCAGATAGCGGTTGACTTGACGATCACATTTGACGGCGATTGTCAACCCGTGTTAGCGAAAGAACAAGATTTCAAGGACAACTTGATAAGTACATTAACAGAATCTCTTACGATAGAAACAGATAAATTGAAAGTTAATCAAGTGAAATGTGGTTCAGTTGTTACTGATATCACATTGATAGATAATAACAACCATGATGTGTCGTATGATTTATCAGCCGAAATTGAAAGAGGAAATTTCACAATACTCTTTGAAGGCAGATTATTAACTGCAAAGCATATTTTATTTAAGAATGGACCTCTTGCTGAAACGACTCCAACATCTGGCATCGATAATGGAGACGATAATAATGGTATATTTTTTAAGGAGCAGCAGATGCTGATTTATTATCTCATAGGCAGTGTTCTAGGTGTTATCCTAGTTATAGTCGCCATTGTACTCATGCATCACTGCGTTCATCGAAAATGCCAAACGCACGCACAGTCGTTCAATGTTAACGATGGTCCCGTGGTGAAATTATCGGAATTCAACATGGCGCATACGTACATCCCCAGACCGAGAAGTATATATAGCGAGAATTTTGGAGCTGATGGCAGGTACTCCATGTATGGATTCAATTCATCGCATTCGTCGGCTTACTACTCGAGTGATGATGATTTGAGTAAGCAGTGTGAGGAGATACCCGAGACAGAGACTATCCGAAGATTTAGCAATGAGTTTGGTCATAGTGTACCACAATGGGATCTACCTAGACTTGAAG GTGTTGTAAGACAGAATGAAGTGAATGCCACACTGAATTCCTCTACCAGTACCCTGGCATCTTCAGCACCAGGCAGTTTCAGGTCTCCTCCAAGAGGCTCCTCTCCTCCACATTCTACCGTATCATCAACAAGCAGTAAGACATTACTAGCACACCATCACCATCGACATAATCACAACCCGAAACGACCAAGAAAGGCTCCTCCCCCTCCTCCACCTTCAACCTCAACATCACCCCCTTCACCAGCCAactcgtcatcgtcatcatttccTCCCCCTCCTAATATAGCACCCCCTCCTCCACCTTCAGGAGCTCCACCACACCCACCATCAGGagctccaccaccaccacctccaccCCCTCCCCCTCTTTCCACTACATCAAGCTCACATAGTTCATCGTATCGACGAGATGTCACAATGCCTCATTCGAGACCGTCAGCATCGGTATGCTCCGACTGCGGCACAGACTCTTCCGGTGACACCAGATCACTGATAAGGAATGGGTCCGATTCAACTCCTTCTATTTCCGGATTAGATAATCCAGGATTAGTGAGCGATACAGAGACGGATATGTCGGGATCTAGCAAACCACCAAGGCCCCCACCCCCTCCAAGGAGTTCAACGCTTACTCGTATGGACAGAATACCAGTGACTGTGTGA